CGCCAGCGCGAGCGTGCCGACGCGATGTTGCGCGCCTGCTGGCGCATGGCCTGGGTCGACGGGCGGGTTTCGCCCCGTGAGCACGAGCTGATCCTGTTGTGGGGCAAGTGGCTCGGCTGGGACAGTGCCCGGCTCGACAGCCTGGGCGAGGAGTACGCGCCGCGTCGCAGTCAGCAGCCGGCTTCGACTGGCGGCAGCTATCAGGAGGCGCTGCGTCTGCTGGGCGTCAGCGAGGATGCCGAGCCCGAGCAGATCAAGCGCGCGTACCGGCGTCTGCTCAGTCGTCATCACCCGGACAAGCTGGCTGGCTCCGGCGCCTCGCCCGAGCGCATTCGTGCAGCGACCGAAACCACTCGCCAACTGCATCAGGCCTATGCACTGATCCGCCAGCGTAGAGGGATCCGCTAGCCGCTCGTGGCGCGGATATGCAGTGTGAGCCAGCCGCGCAGGCGGCGGTAGAGCTGTTCCTGCTGTATCTCCAGATTGCCCGGCAGGGCTTTCATCGACACCTGGGTATAACTGGGCAAACTGGCTCTTTTGCTCGCCTGCATGCGCTTCAGGGCCGAGATTCGATCGCTGGCCTGATCCTTGTAATAGAAGTCGCCGGCGGCTACCGACAGCTGCGCGACCAGCTCGTCCAGCGGCGGTGCGAAGCCGGCAGGCATTTCGGCGGCCACCATCAGCAGGTTGTGCACATTGGCCGGCTTGCGTTCGTTCAGATAACGCGCAGCCCAGTAGGCGCCGCTGCCGTGGCCCAGCAGGACGATCTCCCTGGCCTGTTGCTGTTCGGCGAAGGCGATGGCGGCGTCGATCCGCTCCATCACGCGCTCGACATGTGCCTGGCGCCTTTGTTCGGCGCTGACCGGACTCTCGTCCGTCTGCAGTGCGTCTTGCTCTACGGCTGCTTCGGCTGGGGACTCGGCGTCGGTTTCGTTCTCGCTCGCAAGTGCGTCATCGCCCGCGGTCGGTGTTGTCACGGTGGCCTGGCGCAGTGGCGGCGGATCGCCGTCCGGGTCCGGCAGCGTCAGGCTCAAGCTGTGCCAGCCGGCATCGGGCAACTTGCGCCGCAGCGGGCCGACCGCTGCAGCGCCATCGGCGTTCTCCACGTCACCGGGCACCAGGATCACCGCGCCTTCGGGTTCGCCCACATTGGCAGGCAGCCACAGGGCGAGGAAGCTTTCGTCGCCTGCCTGCAGCCTCTGCTGTTCACGCTTGTCCAGACGCTGTTCCAGCGTCTGCGCGTCGCTGACGCTGCGTTCGGGCAGCGGGGGGCGTTCGTTGGCCGCAGGCGATTCGGTTTCGCCGGACGCCGTATCCTGTACATCCTCGGCCGGTTCCTGTGCCCAGCCGGTGGCGGCGCAGAGCAGGCAGAAACCGAGCAGTACGAGTGAATGGGGGCGCATCGATCGGGCTCCTTGATATCTGCTGCAGAGCCTAATGCCGTGCCGCGCTTTTGTCAGGCGATGCGGGCGAGACTGGAGTAAGGTAGGGGATCGCGTCACCGGATTCGCCGTACATGAAATCCCTGCTCTCCTGTCTCTTCTTCCTGCTGCTGCTATCGACCGCCCCGGCCTGGGCCGAGAGCACGCGCATGCCGTTGCGCCCGGCCTTCGATGCCGAACAGCGTGCCTGGCTCGAGGCGCATCCAGTGCTGCGTGTCGGGCTGATTCAGCAGGCGCCCTGGGTACAGCGTGGCCAGAACCGGCAGCTGACCGGGGCCAATATCGAGCTGATGCAGCGCCTG
The sequence above is drawn from the Pseudomonas sp. Z8(2022) genome and encodes:
- a CDS encoding DnaJ domain-containing protein; protein product: MLWPATLLGAAAGLALASIPGALLGGLLGQVLDRRLRLHGWDNLRERLGGRAAPADDDLLFLMLGRLAKCDGRVVQSHIQQARSEMQRLGLDAAGQRRAIDAFSRGKTGRDNLRGPLLRQRERADAMLRACWRMAWVDGRVSPREHELILLWGKWLGWDSARLDSLGEEYAPRRSQQPASTGGSYQEALRLLGVSEDAEPEQIKRAYRRLLSRHHPDKLAGSGASPERIRAATETTRQLHQAYALIRQRRGIR
- a CDS encoding alpha/beta hydrolase family protein; this translates as MRPHSLVLLGFCLLCAATGWAQEPAEDVQDTASGETESPAANERPPLPERSVSDAQTLEQRLDKREQQRLQAGDESFLALWLPANVGEPEGAVILVPGDVENADGAAAVGPLRRKLPDAGWHSLSLTLPDPDGDPPPLRQATVTTPTAGDDALASENETDAESPAEAAVEQDALQTDESPVSAEQRRQAHVERVMERIDAAIAFAEQQQAREIVLLGHGSGAYWAARYLNERKPANVHNLLMVAAEMPAGFAPPLDELVAQLSVAAGDFYYKDQASDRISALKRMQASKRASLPSYTQVSMKALPGNLEIQQEQLYRRLRGWLTLHIRATSG